In Ignavibacteriota bacterium, the following are encoded in one genomic region:
- the rnr gene encoding ribonuclease R: MRDLKKQVMAHFAGHPRTRITLKDLARKLKVNGKEQYQDLRTLIDDLERKGTVDADDRGRFGYVVQRKKSAQAQPRVLTGRLMVTRRGLGFVRVEGVEKDIRIAPKFQHTALSGDLVEVSLFARPRTQRRDEGPEGEIVRVVERTVTRITGRMEQRKDFAFVIPDDMRISRDIYVTAEEARKAKPGDKVVVELEPWEDEHLNPEGTIVEVLGPSGDVRVEVLSVARSFGLPPSFPDDVEHAAASLPGTIPAAEIARRLDLRNTVCFTIDPIDAKDFDDALSCEDLGDGMFRLGVHIADVSHYVTEGSVIDGEAYTRGTSVYLVNEVVPMLPERLSNDLCSLRPATDRLTYSVMMDVTADGKVEKYEFARSVIHSKRRFAYEEAQAIMEAGKGEFVQELLRLRTLARALYKRRHKNGSLDFETPEAKFTFDAQGFPDKIVRKERLDAHRLVEECMLLANKIVAAHISHLKVPGGAAPFIYRVHDLPNPERLADLGKFVKQFGFSLDVKSGVSSRELQKLLDQVKGSEVEDVINEVALRSMAKAVYSEKNIGHFGLAFKHYTHFTSPIRRYPDLIVHRLLAEYTSQMSAERLNELHGTLPDIARQSSERERVAVDAERASVKVMQIEYMKRHIGDEFDGVITGVMEFGLFVELRDLLIQGLVHVRELDDDYYMYDERQYALRGRSRGRQYRLGDHIRVRTVSVDPEHRELNLAIVPVPKPRRNF, translated from the coding sequence TTGCGCGATCTCAAAAAACAGGTGATGGCTCATTTTGCCGGTCATCCCCGCACACGTATCACCCTCAAGGACCTCGCAAGGAAATTGAAGGTGAATGGCAAGGAACAATACCAGGACCTCCGCACACTGATCGATGACCTCGAACGGAAGGGGACTGTGGATGCTGATGACCGCGGCCGGTTCGGCTATGTGGTCCAGCGCAAGAAGAGCGCACAGGCACAGCCGCGCGTCCTGACCGGCAGGCTCATGGTCACGCGCCGCGGCCTCGGGTTCGTGCGCGTGGAGGGGGTCGAGAAGGACATCCGCATCGCGCCGAAGTTCCAGCACACGGCGCTTTCCGGCGACCTCGTGGAGGTCTCGCTCTTTGCGCGGCCGCGGACCCAGCGTCGCGACGAAGGGCCGGAAGGCGAGATCGTACGCGTCGTGGAGCGGACCGTCACGCGCATCACCGGGCGCATGGAGCAGCGGAAGGATTTCGCGTTCGTGATCCCGGATGATATGCGCATCTCGCGGGACATCTACGTGACCGCGGAAGAAGCCCGCAAGGCGAAGCCGGGCGACAAGGTGGTGGTGGAGCTCGAGCCCTGGGAGGATGAGCATCTCAATCCTGAAGGCACGATCGTCGAAGTGCTCGGCCCCTCCGGCGACGTGCGCGTTGAAGTGCTCAGCGTGGCGCGGAGTTTCGGCCTTCCGCCGTCATTCCCTGACGATGTGGAACATGCCGCGGCATCACTGCCCGGCACCATCCCCGCGGCGGAGATCGCACGGCGGCTGGACCTGCGGAACACGGTGTGCTTCACCATCGACCCGATCGACGCCAAGGACTTCGACGACGCGTTGTCGTGCGAGGACCTCGGGGACGGCATGTTCCGTCTCGGCGTGCATATCGCCGACGTGAGCCACTATGTGACCGAAGGGTCGGTGATCGACGGCGAAGCGTACACGCGCGGGACGAGCGTGTATCTCGTGAACGAAGTGGTGCCGATGCTGCCGGAACGGTTGTCGAACGATCTGTGCAGTCTGCGGCCGGCCACCGACCGCCTCACGTACAGCGTGATGATGGATGTGACAGCGGACGGGAAGGTGGAGAAATATGAATTCGCCCGTTCGGTGATCCACAGCAAGCGGCGCTTCGCATATGAAGAGGCGCAGGCGATCATGGAAGCGGGAAAGGGTGAGTTCGTTCAGGAACTGTTGCGGCTCCGGACGCTCGCCCGTGCGCTGTACAAGCGCCGGCACAAGAACGGGAGTCTGGATTTCGAGACGCCGGAAGCGAAGTTCACATTCGACGCGCAGGGGTTCCCGGACAAGATCGTCCGGAAGGAGCGCCTGGATGCGCATCGCCTCGTGGAAGAGTGCATGCTGCTCGCGAACAAGATCGTTGCCGCGCACATCTCGCACCTGAAAGTGCCCGGGGGTGCGGCGCCGTTCATCTATCGTGTGCATGATCTGCCGAACCCCGAACGGCTGGCGGACCTCGGGAAATTCGTCAAGCAGTTCGGTTTCTCTCTGGATGTGAAGAGCGGTGTGAGCTCGCGGGAGCTGCAAAAACTGCTGGACCAGGTGAAGGGGAGCGAGGTGGAGGATGTCATCAACGAAGTGGCCCTGCGGTCCATGGCCAAGGCCGTGTATTCCGAGAAGAACATCGGCCACTTCGGGCTCGCATTCAAGCATTACACGCATTTCACCTCGCCGATCCGCCGGTATCCGGACCTGATCGTGCACCGGCTTCTGGCGGAGTACACCAGCCAGATGTCCGCGGAGCGGCTGAACGAGCTGCACGGGACCCTGCCGGACATTGCCCGGCAGTCCTCGGAGCGGGAGCGTGTGGCGGTGGATGCGGAACGGGCATCGGTGAAGGTGATGCAGATCGAGTACATGAAACGCCATATCGGCGACGAATTCGACGGCGTGATCACCGGGGTCATGGAATTCGGGCTGTTCGTGGAATTGCGCGACCTGCTGATCCAGGGGCTCGTGCACGTCCGCGAGCTGGACGATGACTATTATATGTACGATGAACGCCAGTATGCCCTCCGGGGGCGGTCGCGCGGGCGCCAATACAGGCTGGGGGACCACATCCGGGTACGCACGGTAAGCGTGGATCCGGAGCACCGGGAGCTCAATCTGGCGATCGTGCCGGTCCCGAAGCCCCGGCGGAACTTTTGA
- a CDS encoding HAMP domain-containing protein — MAFIFRSVRTRLTLWYTLLLLSTLIVFGVLAYYVTGETLSENLDHSLRAEARWMRDFIQPQASKIKPGKRSIDMILNPRTRKPGPIAPTGEDSLAAESDEIWNQIFRHSLQNTKKTYFQFSDARGRILHRSYSLGTDSLAVPDTLQPSNIMLTTVYLNGEPVRVAATRDRNFTYTVGYPIGDLRDLLDNLFSIFLILIPGAVAISVFGGLALAKKALQPVDEVATAARRITAENLDQVIPIRTGDDEIGRLTVTINDMIGRLHGSFAQVRQFSADASHELRTPLTVVRGEIELALRSKKTPEEYRRVLESALEEILRLTTIIDNLLTLAKAEQGLSQPNFSEVDLKDLVEELYEDSTILAQWKKITVSLESISSMSIVGDRVRLHQLFLNLIDNAIKYTPEGGSVILAMERKNGTAVFSVRDTGIGIPQEDLGKIFDRFYRVDKARSRELGGTGLGLSIAKWIVDLHRGTITVTSETGVGSTFTVSLPLG; from the coding sequence ATGGCATTCATCTTCCGTTCGGTCCGCACCCGGCTCACCCTGTGGTACACGCTCCTCCTCCTGTCCACACTCATCGTCTTCGGCGTCCTCGCGTACTACGTGACAGGCGAGACGCTCTCCGAGAATCTTGACCACTCCCTCCGCGCGGAGGCACGGTGGATGCGCGATTTCATCCAGCCCCAGGCGAGCAAGATCAAGCCGGGGAAGCGCTCCATCGACATGATCCTGAACCCGCGGACCCGCAAGCCGGGGCCGATCGCCCCCACGGGCGAGGACAGCCTCGCCGCGGAATCCGACGAGATCTGGAACCAGATCTTCCGGCACAGTCTCCAGAACACGAAGAAGACCTACTTCCAGTTCAGCGATGCCCGCGGAAGGATCCTCCACCGCTCGTACAGCCTCGGCACCGACAGCCTCGCGGTGCCCGATACGCTGCAGCCGAGCAACATCATGCTCACCACCGTGTACCTGAACGGCGAACCGGTGCGGGTGGCGGCAACACGCGACCGGAACTTCACGTACACTGTCGGCTATCCGATCGGTGATCTCCGTGACCTTCTGGACAACCTGTTCTCGATCTTCCTGATCCTGATCCCGGGCGCCGTGGCCATTTCCGTGTTCGGCGGCCTCGCCCTCGCCAAGAAAGCGCTCCAGCCGGTGGACGAGGTCGCCACCGCCGCACGCCGCATCACCGCCGAGAACCTGGACCAGGTCATTCCGATCCGCACCGGCGACGATGAGATCGGGCGCCTGACCGTCACGATCAACGATATGATCGGCCGCCTCCACGGCTCCTTCGCCCAGGTCCGCCAGTTCTCCGCCGACGCTTCCCACGAACTCCGTACGCCGCTCACCGTGGTGCGCGGCGAGATCGAACTCGCCCTGCGCAGCAAGAAGACCCCGGAAGAGTACCGGCGCGTGCTCGAGAGCGCGCTGGAAGAGATCCTCCGACTCACGACGATCATCGACAACCTGCTGACGCTCGCAAAAGCGGAACAGGGGCTGTCTCAACCCAATTTCTCGGAAGTGGACCTGAAGGACCTGGTCGAGGAGCTGTACGAGGACAGCACGATCCTTGCACAGTGGAAGAAGATCACGGTCTCGCTCGAGTCCATTTCATCGATGTCGATCGTGGGCGACCGGGTACGCCTGCACCAGCTCTTCCTGAACCTGATCGACAACGCCATCAAGTACACACCCGAAGGCGGCTCCGTGATCCTTGCGATGGAGCGGAAGAACGGCACGGCGGTGTTCAGCGTGCGCGATACCGGCATCGGCATCCCGCAGGAGGATCTGGGGAAGATCTTCGACAGGTTCTACCGGGTGGACAAAGCCCGTTCCCGCGAGCTCGGCGGCACAGGACTGGGGCTTTCGATCGCGAAGTGGATCGTTGACCTGCACCGGGGAACCATCACCGTGACGAGTGAGACAGGCGTGGGGTCGACGTTCACGGTGAGCCTGCCTTTGGGATGA
- a CDS encoding PD40 domain-containing protein produces MTQRVRRIAGVLALVAVLGTAAVAQPDNFGKNKVQYKHFTWSFIQSDHFDIYFAGDGEALAQFTAMAAESAYASISTLFRYQLVNRVPFVIYNSHNEFQQTNVISEYMEEGIGGVTELFKNRVVVPYEGDYGKFRHVIHHELVHAVMNDMFYGGSIQSIISNNISLQLPLWFSEGLAEYAALKWDTDSDMFLRDATVHEYLPPINQLYGYFAYRGGQSVFYYIARKYGEQKIGEMLNKIKSARNVEQGMRSSIGLTVEELSERWQKDQKVTYWPDIARREDPGDYARRLTNHKKEGGFYNTSPAISPQGDRVAFISNRNDFFDVFVMDAVDGKDLEKIVDGQQTNNFEELHLLTPGIGWSPDGKRLAIATKAGERDAIMLVDVKSGEMEKLTFDLEGIFSVDWSPKGDRLAFVGNTARQSDIYTYDLATRELINLTNDVYSDEQPCWSADGSTIFFSSDRASAEGATADAYVMLLRHQLDLFKIDVAGKSVTRLTDWMESGETSPVASPDGKKVLFVSDHNGINNIYELTIASGVIRPLTNSLSGVYQLSLSADGSKLAFSSLNQSGFDIFVMRSPFERDLKIAQVEPTVFRKVGDVPAPAKDTTAVAAKAVAQDPPGTAAPDTAGAPVRDSLGTAVQVAAVTADTLAPAPKDTSGLYGQDIQLDFSNYVFAEPRAEMVPKDSSLARLPRIAGNMTEDGKFRVNKYKLNFSPDIVYGNAGYDTFYGVTGSTIMAFSDMLGDHQIVFATNLLLDLKNSDYALQYYYLPNRWDFGFGGFHSARFVIVNDVYGGSLYRFRTYGANVMALYPFDRYRRLEMGLSWFNISRENLDVSSDPAQSRSVVVPSISYTHDTSLWGLLNPVAGSRYRFDLYGTPKLGANGLSFVNVTGDYRTYLRLGRGYSIALRLAGGGSFGKNPQKYIIGGVDNWINHTFEGGYIPLENAEDYIFLQAGLPLRGHNYNAAIGSKYTLFNFELRYPLFAFLQAGPLPLGLQSLGGVMFFDMGSAWNKERNYVAFTKNENGATVTRDLLMGMGTGTRIFFLAFLLRLDVAWAWDYNSFSPPKYYFSLGLDF; encoded by the coding sequence ATGACTCAGCGTGTGAGGAGAATCGCGGGTGTGCTGGCCCTGGTGGCCGTGCTGGGCACGGCCGCTGTGGCGCAACCCGATAACTTCGGGAAGAACAAGGTCCAGTACAAGCATTTCACCTGGTCCTTCATTCAGTCCGATCACTTCGATATCTATTTTGCCGGCGATGGTGAAGCGCTTGCGCAGTTCACGGCGATGGCGGCGGAATCCGCCTATGCGTCGATCAGCACCCTCTTCCGGTATCAGCTCGTGAACCGCGTCCCGTTCGTCATCTATAACTCGCATAACGAGTTCCAGCAGACGAACGTCATCAGCGAGTACATGGAAGAAGGGATCGGCGGCGTGACCGAGCTCTTCAAGAACCGTGTCGTGGTCCCCTATGAAGGGGATTACGGCAAGTTCCGCCACGTCATCCACCATGAACTCGTGCATGCCGTGATGAACGACATGTTCTACGGCGGCAGCATCCAGTCGATCATCTCGAACAACATCTCGCTGCAGCTCCCGTTGTGGTTCAGCGAGGGGCTGGCGGAATACGCGGCGCTCAAGTGGGACACGGATTCCGACATGTTCCTGCGCGATGCCACCGTGCATGAATACCTTCCGCCCATCAATCAGTTGTACGGATACTTCGCCTACCGCGGCGGGCAGTCGGTCTTCTATTATATCGCCCGCAAGTACGGCGAGCAGAAGATCGGCGAGATGCTGAACAAGATCAAGAGCGCCCGGAATGTGGAGCAGGGCATGCGCTCGTCCATCGGCCTCACGGTGGAAGAGTTGTCCGAGCGCTGGCAGAAGGACCAGAAGGTGACCTACTGGCCGGACATCGCACGGCGGGAGGATCCGGGTGATTATGCGCGCCGGCTGACCAATCACAAGAAGGAAGGCGGGTTCTACAACACCAGTCCGGCGATCTCGCCCCAGGGCGACCGGGTGGCGTTCATCTCGAACCGGAACGACTTCTTCGATGTGTTCGTCATGGACGCCGTGGACGGCAAGGACCTGGAGAAGATCGTTGACGGACAGCAGACGAACAACTTCGAGGAGTTGCATCTGCTGACGCCGGGGATCGGGTGGTCGCCCGATGGGAAGCGTCTCGCGATCGCGACGAAGGCCGGTGAGCGCGATGCGATCATGCTGGTGGACGTGAAGAGCGGCGAGATGGAGAAGCTGACCTTCGATCTCGAGGGGATCTTCTCCGTGGACTGGTCGCCGAAGGGCGACAGGCTCGCGTTCGTCGGGAACACCGCACGGCAATCGGACATCTACACGTACGACCTGGCCACGCGCGAACTCATCAACCTCACCAATGACGTGTACAGCGACGAGCAGCCCTGCTGGTCGGCGGATGGCAGCACGATCTTCTTCTCTTCCGACCGGGCGAGTGCGGAAGGTGCCACAGCGGACGCGTACGTGATGCTGCTGCGCCATCAATTGGACCTGTTCAAGATCGATGTGGCGGGGAAGAGCGTCACGCGGCTGACGGACTGGATGGAAAGCGGCGAGACCTCGCCGGTCGCTTCGCCGGATGGCAAGAAGGTACTGTTCGTCTCGGACCACAACGGCATCAACAACATCTATGAATTGACGATCGCATCGGGCGTGATCCGGCCGCTGACCAATTCCCTCAGCGGCGTGTATCAGTTATCGCTGTCGGCGGATGGCTCGAAGCTTGCGTTCTCGTCGCTGAACCAGTCCGGGTTCGACATCTTCGTGATGCGGAGTCCGTTCGAGCGTGACCTCAAGATCGCGCAGGTCGAACCGACCGTGTTCCGGAAGGTGGGGGATGTCCCGGCCCCGGCAAAGGACACGACGGCGGTTGCGGCGAAGGCCGTGGCGCAGGATCCTCCCGGAACCGCAGCGCCGGATACTGCCGGAGCACCGGTGCGGGACTCTCTCGGGACCGCAGTGCAGGTGGCCGCGGTGACCGCGGACACGCTTGCGCCGGCCCCGAAGGACACGAGCGGCCTGTACGGTCAGGACATCCAGCTGGACTTCTCGAACTATGTCTTTGCGGAACCCCGGGCCGAGATGGTGCCGAAGGATTCGTCCTTGGCCCGTCTTCCGCGCATCGCGGGGAACATGACGGAGGACGGGAAGTTCCGGGTGAACAAGTACAAGTTGAACTTCTCGCCGGACATCGTGTACGGCAATGCCGGGTACGACACGTTCTATGGCGTGACGGGCTCCACGATCATGGCGTTCAGCGACATGCTGGGCGACCACCAGATCGTTTTTGCGACGAACCTGTTGCTGGACCTGAAGAACAGCGACTACGCGCTGCAGTACTACTATCTGCCGAACCGTTGGGACTTCGGGTTCGGCGGGTTCCACAGTGCGCGCTTCGTGATCGTCAACGACGTGTACGGCGGGAGCCTGTACCGCTTCCGTACGTACGGTGCGAACGTGATGGCGCTGTATCCGTTCGACCGGTATCGCCGGTTGGAGATGGGATTGAGCTGGTTCAATATTTCCCGTGAGAATCTGGACGTATCCTCGGACCCGGCACAGTCGCGCAGCGTTGTCGTGCCGAGCATCAGCTACACCCACGACACCTCGCTGTGGGGGCTGCTGAATCCGGTTGCGGGATCGCGTTATCGGTTCGACCTGTACGGGACGCCGAAGCTCGGGGCGAATGGGCTGAGTTTCGTGAACGTGACGGGGGACTACCGGACCTACCTGCGTCTGGGGCGTGGCTACAGTATCGCGCTCCGTCTGGCGGGTGGCGGGAGCTTCGGGAAGAATCCGCAGAAGTACATCATTGGCGGTGTGGACAACTGGATCAACCACACGTTCGAGGGCGGCTACATCCCGCTGGAGAATGCGGAGGATTACATCTTCCTGCAGGCGGGCCTGCCGTTGCGTGGCCACAATTACAATGCGGCGATCGGCTCCAAGTACACGCTGTTCAATTTCGAGCTCCGGTACCCGTTGTTCGCGTTCCTCCAGGCGGGTCCGCTCCCGCTCGGGCTTCAGAGCCTGGGCGGCGTGATGTTCTTCGATATGGGAAGTGCGTGGAACAAGGAGCGCAACTACGTGGCGTTCACGAAGAACGAGAATGGTGCGACGGTGACGCGGGACCTTCTGATGGGGATGGGAACCGGTACGCGGATCTTCTTCCTGGCGTTCCTGCTCCGGCTCGATGTGGCGTGGGCATGGGACTACAACTCGTTCTCGCCGCCGAAGTATTATTTCTCGTTAGGCCTGGACTTCTAA
- a CDS encoding response regulator transcription factor, producing the protein MRILVVEDEKKVARFIQQGLEEEHYAVDVAHDGLNGLAMAESQSYDAIVLDVMLPGKDGVEVTRELRAKHKSTPILMLTAKTSTEDKVAGLDSGADDYLTKPFAFAELLARLRSLLRRGTQEKTTVLALADLVLDTVSHKARRGDRSIELTAKEYSLLEFFLRNKDRVLSRTIIAEHIWDYHFDTGTNLIDVYINHLRNKVDTGFEKKLIHTVRGVGYVMKED; encoded by the coding sequence ATGCGCATTCTGGTGGTGGAAGATGAGAAGAAAGTGGCGCGATTCATCCAGCAAGGACTGGAAGAAGAGCACTATGCCGTGGATGTGGCCCACGACGGCCTCAACGGACTCGCCATGGCTGAGTCGCAGTCGTATGATGCGATCGTGCTGGACGTGATGCTCCCCGGCAAGGACGGCGTGGAAGTGACGCGCGAGCTGCGCGCGAAACACAAGTCCACCCCCATCCTCATGCTGACCGCCAAGACCTCCACCGAGGACAAGGTTGCCGGGCTCGACAGCGGGGCGGACGACTACCTCACCAAGCCGTTCGCATTCGCCGAACTCCTCGCCCGCCTCCGCTCGCTGCTGCGCCGCGGAACGCAGGAGAAGACCACGGTCCTCGCTCTTGCCGACCTGGTCCTCGACACCGTCTCGCACAAGGCACGCCGCGGCGACCGCAGCATCGAACTCACCGCGAAGGAATATTCCCTGCTCGAGTTCTTCCTCCGCAACAAGGACCGCGTGCTGAGCCGCACGATCATCGCCGAGCATATCTGGGATTACCACTTCGACACCGGCACGAACCTGATCGACGTTTACATCAACCACCTCCGGAACAAGGTGGACACCGGATTCGAAAAGAAGCTCATCCACACCGTCCGCGGTGTGGGGTACGTCATGAAAGAGGACTGA